The Teredinibacter sp. KSP-S5-2 genome includes a window with the following:
- a CDS encoding flagellin, translated as MPLVINTNVASLNAQRQLVASGNDMSEAMERLSSGRRINTAADDAAGLAISNRQTSQIRGLGQAIRNANDGVSLIQTAEGALDETTNILQRMRELAIQAANGIYSDADRATLDAEFQQLLDELDRIAETTSFNGQKLLDGSLGNVDLQVGAEAYQTIDFSITAMNTKTLGLGTTSSDVSGARTADLLNLDAAAGTPVAIGDSDVLINGQSIGAFDGSTDTFQDLIDNINENVDGVSATGYNIANAGTVGTGAIQAGDTLTISIFDIDGVSTARTDFTFTQANNLNELVAAINNKTGSLLTASLSEAGTLVLSNDTGAAFSLTYDNAGSTTDTLADVLGFTDASVIDQGGINSAGNQFIAAGDDAALFTGSIALTADDGGDIAVTAGPEGTATDLASLGFQQTSGDGTVKGVSNGATVPAGTVDFSEGLETGDLKINGVVIEATQNDSLQGVIDTINNATSDTNVVATSNATEAFDENSQVFATEFVSTGGAAITAGQNLIINGITTSNFAGTTLEDVATAINDVSDNTGVTAAVDDNGEIHIFAAGPIVIADGTATVANLGGLQDAFTAATAVVSGTAVADADLSTIAANSDLVINGQVVALTDLGDLTQVVADINISEAQTGVHAEIDDNGELSLSSTSNISIQLGTSRTAMTAAHSLGIMDLISDTDADGALNATSYVIGAGIELTSINETTISIEGNASAQTATGLLNQNTELSSVVTGSAIANLSVATYTSAQEAISPIDNALETINATRSDLGAINNRLEFTMSNLSNISENTAAARSRIVDADFAAESANLSRAQVLQQASQAMLAQANAQPQQVLQLLQG; from the coding sequence ATGCCTTTAGTCATTAATACAAATGTTGCTTCGTTGAACGCACAGCGACAACTGGTGGCCTCTGGTAATGATATGTCAGAGGCAATGGAACGCTTGTCTTCTGGACGACGCATCAATACCGCTGCAGACGATGCTGCGGGTCTTGCCATTTCAAATCGTCAGACATCTCAAATACGCGGTTTAGGTCAGGCAATTCGTAATGCAAACGATGGTGTCTCTCTAATTCAAACTGCAGAGGGTGCACTAGACGAAACCACAAATATCTTGCAACGCATGCGTGAACTTGCTATCCAGGCTGCGAACGGAATTTATTCCGATGCAGACCGAGCAACACTCGATGCAGAATTTCAGCAGCTTCTGGATGAGTTGGATCGGATCGCAGAAACCACCAGCTTTAACGGCCAAAAATTACTTGATGGCAGTTTGGGTAATGTCGATTTACAAGTTGGTGCCGAAGCGTATCAAACTATCGATTTTAGTATTACTGCAATGAACACCAAAACCCTTGGCTTGGGTACAACCAGTTCAGATGTATCTGGTGCGCGAACTGCAGACTTATTAAATCTGGATGCGGCAGCAGGTACTCCGGTGGCAATTGGTGACAGCGATGTACTAATTAATGGCCAATCCATTGGTGCATTTGATGGTTCCACTGATACTTTCCAGGATTTAATCGACAATATTAATGAAAATGTCGATGGCGTGAGTGCTACCGGTTACAACATTGCTAACGCAGGCACAGTAGGTACAGGTGCAATTCAAGCGGGTGACACGCTCACCATTTCTATTTTTGATATCGATGGTGTTTCCACTGCGCGGACAGATTTTACCTTCACGCAAGCCAACAATCTAAATGAACTGGTCGCAGCAATTAATAACAAAACCGGAAGCTTGTTAACAGCATCATTAAGTGAAGCGGGTACCTTGGTATTAAGTAACGACACGGGTGCTGCATTTTCCTTAACTTATGATAATGCTGGTTCAACAACGGACACTCTAGCTGACGTGCTTGGTTTTACCGACGCCAGTGTGATCGATCAAGGTGGTATTAACTCCGCGGGCAACCAATTTATTGCCGCCGGTGATGATGCGGCACTCTTTACCGGGTCCATCGCACTCACTGCTGACGATGGTGGCGATATTGCCGTGACCGCAGGGCCAGAAGGTACCGCGACTGATCTTGCAAGCCTTGGTTTTCAGCAAACCAGTGGTGACGGTACTGTAAAAGGTGTCTCCAACGGTGCGACAGTGCCAGCGGGTACGGTAGATTTTTCTGAAGGTTTGGAAACTGGCGATTTAAAAATTAATGGTGTTGTAATTGAAGCGACACAAAATGACAGCTTACAAGGTGTAATCGATACCATTAATAATGCAACGTCGGATACCAATGTGGTGGCTACGTCGAATGCGACCGAAGCTTTTGATGAAAATTCTCAAGTATTTGCCACTGAATTTGTTTCGACCGGTGGTGCAGCCATTACCGCGGGTCAAAACTTAATTATTAACGGTATTACCACCTCTAACTTTGCCGGTACAACATTAGAAGATGTTGCGACTGCAATTAATGATGTCTCGGATAATACTGGCGTAACCGCGGCAGTGGATGACAACGGCGAGATTCATATTTTTGCCGCAGGGCCAATAGTGATTGCTGATGGCACCGCTACCGTGGCGAACTTGGGCGGTCTGCAAGATGCATTTACAGCGGCAACAGCGGTGGTAAGTGGAACCGCAGTTGCAGATGCTGACTTAAGTACCATAGCCGCCAACTCAGACTTGGTGATTAATGGCCAGGTGGTGGCACTTACAGACCTTGGTGATTTAACACAAGTTGTCGCAGATATTAATATTAGTGAGGCACAAACAGGGGTACACGCTGAAATTGATGATAATGGTGAGCTATCGCTCAGTTCGACTTCCAATATTTCAATTCAATTGGGAACATCCAGAACAGCGATGACAGCAGCACACTCTTTGGGAATAATGGATCTGATTTCCGATACGGATGCGGATGGTGCCCTGAATGCGACCTCCTATGTTATTGGTGCCGGTATTGAACTCACCTCTATTAATGAAACCACCATTTCCATTGAAGGTAATGCCTCCGCACAAACGGCAACAGGTTTATTAAACCAAAATACGGAGTTGTCTTCTGTGGTAACCGGTTCCGCCATTGCCAACTTGAGTGTGGCGACGTATACCTCGGCACAGGAAGCCATATCGCCGATTGATAATGCGCTGGAAACCATTAATGCCACACGGTCAGATTTAGGTGCAATTAACAATCGACTTGAATTTACCATGAGCAACCTGTCCAATATTTCAGAAAATACTGCGGCAGCGCGTTCACGAATTGTCGATGCGGACTTTGCTGCAGAATCGGCCAACCTTTCCCGAGCACAAGTACTGCAACAGGCTTCACAAGCCATGCTGGCTCAGGCAAATGCTCAACCGCAACAGGTGCTTCAGCTACTCCAAGGTTAA
- a CDS encoding carbon-nitrogen hydrolase family protein: MKKIAIIQEAPCVLDKQRTVKKAVEIIDSVAAQGAELVVFPEAFIPGYPAWIWRLRPGSDGSLCQRLHARLFQNAIDLSSNDLTPLLTIAREKQVTVVCGINERDNTNSRSTIYNAVITIDAEGHIVNHHRKLMPTNPERMVWGFGDGYGLNVVDTPVGKIGSLICWENYMPLARYALYSQGVEIYIAPTYDSGDAWIGTMQHIAREGRCWVLCCGVALERKDLPENFPDLDRLYPVDEEWINPGDSLVVSPSGEIVAGPLTNQKGFIVLDIDVEQAAISRRALDVAGHYSRPDVFHLEVNKSRPSPTVFKG; the protein is encoded by the coding sequence ATGAAGAAGATAGCCATTATTCAAGAAGCGCCATGTGTTCTTGATAAACAACGTACTGTCAAAAAGGCCGTAGAGATCATTGATTCTGTTGCAGCGCAAGGTGCAGAGCTTGTTGTTTTTCCTGAAGCCTTTATTCCCGGATACCCTGCCTGGATTTGGCGATTGCGGCCGGGCAGTGATGGGAGCTTATGTCAAAGATTACATGCCAGGCTATTTCAGAATGCGATTGATCTGTCCTCCAATGATTTAACACCTCTACTGACTATTGCCAGGGAGAAACAAGTCACCGTGGTATGTGGTATTAACGAACGAGATAACACAAATAGTCGTTCAACGATTTATAACGCTGTAATAACTATTGATGCTGAGGGGCATATTGTTAATCACCATAGGAAGTTAATGCCAACTAACCCTGAACGAATGGTTTGGGGATTTGGTGATGGATATGGTTTAAATGTTGTTGATACGCCAGTTGGAAAAATTGGTAGCTTAATTTGTTGGGAAAACTATATGCCTTTGGCGAGATACGCGTTGTACTCCCAAGGTGTAGAAATATATATTGCACCAACTTATGATAGCGGTGATGCGTGGATTGGAACCATGCAACATATTGCAAGAGAAGGGCGATGCTGGGTGTTATGCTGTGGTGTTGCGCTGGAACGAAAAGATTTACCTGAAAACTTTCCAGATCTGGATCGACTATATCCTGTAGACGAGGAGTGGATTAATCCTGGCGATTCGCTTGTTGTTTCACCGAGCGGTGAAATTGTCGCTGGCCCCTTAACAAACCAGAAAGGGTTTATTGTGCTGGATATTGATGTTGAACAGGCAGCGATATCTCGGCGCGCTTTGGACGTTGCCGGGCATTATTCCCGGCCAGATGTTTTTCATTTAGAAGTAAATAAGTCCAGGCCGTCACCGACGGTTTTTAAAGGGTAG
- a CDS encoding AAA family ATPase: MSKPKLYIFSGLPGVGKSTLAQELARITHAFYLRIDTIEQALRDLCNYSVEGEGYRLAYRIASDNLRLGKSVIADSCNPITLTRGEWNDVAINSSADSVNIEIICSDKMEHRQRVELRQSTVPNLKLSTWDEIENREYHQWNCDRFIIDTAGKSVLDCVMEIQKHIS; this comes from the coding sequence ATGAGTAAACCTAAGCTGTACATATTTTCCGGGCTTCCTGGTGTGGGGAAAAGTACACTGGCTCAAGAGCTGGCGAGAATCACCCACGCTTTTTATTTACGCATAGATACGATAGAACAGGCATTAAGAGATTTGTGTAATTATTCTGTCGAAGGTGAAGGGTATCGATTAGCATACAGAATTGCATCCGATAACCTTAGGCTGGGCAAAAGCGTTATAGCAGATTCATGTAACCCTATCACGTTGACTCGCGGAGAATGGAATGACGTTGCGATAAACAGTAGTGCTGATTCTGTGAATATTGAAATTATCTGCTCCGACAAAATGGAGCATCGTCAGCGTGTAGAACTTCGTCAATCAACAGTGCCGAATCTTAAACTATCTACATGGGATGAAATTGAAAATAGGGAATACCATCAATGGAATTGCGATAGGTTTATTATTGATACGGCTGGAAAATCTGTATTGGATTGTGTGATGGAAATTCAAAAGCACATCAGCTAA
- a CDS encoding penicillin-insensitive murein endopeptidase yields MNYLSYRLVIVLLTGIFSTVLLPVLVSAEPSTCYGTTSNGRLAEGVELPSKGTNFVTYSFVARLAGRTYIHSDVRDIIVSTYKVLEQEQPSKVYKYAETGFKNGGKFSPHKTHRNGLSVDFMVPVVDENGKSVHLPTNPLNKLGYNIEFDNDSHYDGMHIDYEAMAAHIVALHQQAKKRNREIWRVIFAPELQPNLYSTKYADYLKSHIQFSKKRSWVRHDEHYHIDFVVPCKQ; encoded by the coding sequence TTGAATTATCTATCTTATAGGTTAGTGATTGTACTTTTAACGGGGATTTTTAGTACAGTTCTACTTCCTGTCCTTGTCTCGGCAGAACCCAGTACTTGCTACGGCACAACATCCAATGGTCGTTTAGCTGAAGGTGTAGAGCTTCCATCGAAAGGAACTAATTTTGTTACATACAGCTTCGTCGCTAGACTGGCTGGTAGAACTTATATTCATTCCGATGTAAGGGATATTATTGTTTCAACCTATAAAGTTCTTGAGCAAGAACAGCCAAGTAAGGTCTATAAATACGCTGAGACAGGCTTTAAAAATGGAGGGAAGTTTTCGCCGCACAAAACTCACAGGAATGGTTTATCCGTAGATTTTATGGTTCCAGTTGTGGATGAAAATGGGAAGTCTGTCCATTTGCCGACTAACCCTCTGAATAAGCTTGGTTACAATATTGAGTTTGATAATGACAGTCATTATGACGGAATGCATATTGATTACGAGGCAATGGCTGCACATATTGTCGCGTTGCATCAACAGGCCAAAAAGCGTAACCGAGAAATATGGCGTGTGATATTCGCCCCTGAACTTCAACCGAATTTGTATTCAACCAAATATGCAGACTATTTAAAGTCTCATATTCAGTTCTCTAAAAAGCGTTCTTGGGTAAGGCATGATGAACACTATCATATTGATTTTGTTGTGCCCTGTAAGCAATAG
- a CDS encoding FMN-binding negative transcriptional regulator, translating into MHIPKYFEITDKEEILSFVQANAFGQLISHVSGRIFSTHMPFLLSNDNTKMLGHLAGNNPQCNELDGQEVMITLEGPHDYISPSWYKSPGVPTWNYQAVHIYGRARIFTDLDRLQYVVDKLTEKYESLLTPPWQPEYNNAMLKAIVGVEISIDDIQCQYKLSQNRSAEDREQVIDRLCDLGSIKLAEAMKRVSE; encoded by the coding sequence ATGCATATACCTAAGTACTTTGAGATTACCGATAAGGAAGAGATCTTGTCTTTTGTCCAGGCGAATGCATTTGGCCAACTGATTTCTCATGTTTCTGGCAGGATATTTTCCACACATATGCCGTTTCTATTGTCGAACGACAATACGAAAATGTTGGGGCATCTGGCAGGAAACAATCCTCAATGTAATGAACTGGATGGTCAGGAGGTAATGATTACTTTAGAAGGGCCGCATGATTATATTTCACCTTCCTGGTATAAAAGCCCCGGTGTGCCCACCTGGAATTATCAAGCTGTTCATATTTACGGACGTGCACGCATTTTTACGGATTTGGACAGGCTTCAATATGTGGTGGATAAACTCACGGAAAAATATGAGTCGCTTTTAACTCCACCCTGGCAACCTGAATACAATAACGCCATGCTCAAAGCGATTGTTGGTGTTGAAATCTCAATCGATGATATTCAGTGCCAATATAAATTGAGTCAGAATCGTTCGGCTGAAGATAGGGAGCAGGTGATTGATCGATTATGTGATTTGGGTTCGATTAAGCTTGCTGAAGCCATGAAGCGTGTTTCCGAATAA
- a CDS encoding N-acetyltransferase — MSVAVKQADVHGSKRSMIRNYKSRDMNSILGIWLSASVEAHHFIPSEFWQSKVEDMRNLYIPVSETYVFEADGKIVGFYCLYGDTLAAIFVLPNHQGKGIGSALMNDAKKRRKQLQLTVYKMNSSSTEFYKKHGFVIAGEQIDTNTGQPELMMEYRM; from the coding sequence ATGTCTGTTGCTGTTAAACAGGCTGATGTTCATGGCAGTAAGAGAAGTATGATCCGAAACTATAAAAGCCGGGATATGAACTCCATTCTGGGCATTTGGCTTTCGGCCTCAGTGGAGGCCCACCATTTTATTCCCTCCGAGTTTTGGCAATCAAAAGTAGAGGATATGCGAAACCTCTATATCCCTGTATCAGAAACCTATGTGTTTGAGGCTGATGGAAAAATCGTTGGGTTTTATTGTTTATATGGCGATACGTTGGCAGCGATTTTTGTTTTACCTAACCATCAGGGTAAAGGAATAGGAAGCGCTTTGATGAACGATGCCAAGAAAAGGCGTAAGCAACTCCAGTTGACTGTATATAAAATGAATTCTTCGAGTACTGAATTCTATAAAAAACACGGATTTGTTATCGCCGGTGAACAAATCGATACAAATACCGGGCAGCCAGAGCTGATGATGGAATATAGGATGTAA
- a CDS encoding PKD domain-containing protein, whose protein sequence is MNVIQCGKKALFFLSLLVFVGCGGGAGGSGGTEYQEFTVKEVKLSISAPQTMTVNEGEKVTIKATGRASGANPKLSYSWLTVFASLLPDLQGTNTDTITFTAPMVSSNRDLIFLVQLDAEGVIYTDILAGKPTARVVVTVVDTSPRANAGSDQTGIPGNLVTLSSQSTNTDSCAWEQTSGATLVITNPNQCTAQVTLPDLSAENTFTFQLTATSTSGQTDTDLITLTVVQPTPPTAVAGNDQSAPPFGTVLLQGAANMGSSPIQSYNWQQISGEKLEIIHQSYSQMQVRLPETYSQQTYVFELTVTDNRGLFHSDQVTVTMSPPVSPKAVLNASLTYVLTGNNVQLDGSGSTDDLGITHYYWSQTQGTPISGISASEPILSFNAPTVTSVETLSFQLRVVDASGLEDAATVDITVYPSNAAPVAVATAPTTADERTRVTLTGSGSSDVDNNIVSYQWSQLSGPDVNIRNSNSSDANVSIDNLSEDTQFRFQLTVSDLFGETDTATVSITIQNKNQLPVIGTIYGINSVYSGTQRSIIASFHDPDGLTRQSYITQLTGPEIWLARVNPQEWKFIAPETDVQQNLSFRLTVIGDTNEIVTKDFSIDILPLSSTSTQITIHEPNHGQVVLGDDLIANGSITQDGLGASLPILASIWRSDSNSVSSTSDAQGLWQLSYSGLGYSDRRHVEEVRALKVSYNTHDSDVVFFKNLPQTNQQAEVITGSCESKFYIMYSDNTLVERHCDQYTRALISSAITDPSLPGYLYSAAQFASIDPQTGNVIASDGKNIIRINTTTGERSTIYQSASYDPIFADEMSIASDAKSAIVKRHTTPGKTTGEFSHINFESGKITLLENVNKIIKGNSFDPTGSFYYDQTSSKIYFLSYSNLYEINFETGVYRPTSGVIELDFIKQILLAANEPETESYSYDWQNKTIYLLKEAENTAIVKRFAEWNGVNMLEFELVNDSPYQPAQVQ, encoded by the coding sequence CAAACCCTAAACTTTCCTATTCATGGCTGACCGTTTTTGCCTCATTACTCCCAGACTTACAAGGTACGAATACCGACACCATTACGTTCACGGCACCAATGGTTTCCAGTAATCGTGACCTTATCTTCCTGGTTCAACTTGACGCAGAGGGGGTGATTTATACCGACATTCTTGCAGGTAAACCCACTGCTCGCGTTGTGGTCACCGTTGTTGACACATCACCCCGTGCTAATGCAGGGAGTGATCAAACAGGTATTCCCGGCAACCTTGTGACCTTGTCCAGCCAATCCACAAACACCGATAGCTGCGCATGGGAACAAACTTCCGGCGCGACCCTCGTCATTACCAACCCAAACCAATGTACTGCCCAAGTTACGTTGCCAGATCTATCTGCTGAAAATACATTTACTTTTCAGCTGACCGCAACCAGCACCAGCGGACAAACAGACACCGACTTAATAACACTTACAGTCGTCCAACCAACTCCACCGACAGCAGTTGCAGGTAATGATCAGTCTGCTCCGCCGTTCGGCACTGTACTATTACAGGGAGCGGCCAACATGGGCTCGTCTCCCATTCAAAGCTATAACTGGCAGCAGATTTCCGGCGAAAAGCTCGAGATTATCCATCAGTCCTATAGCCAAATGCAGGTTCGTCTCCCAGAAACATACTCTCAGCAAACTTATGTTTTTGAGCTGACCGTTACCGACAATAGGGGCCTATTTCACTCGGACCAAGTCACTGTCACCATGAGCCCTCCTGTCAGTCCGAAAGCCGTGCTCAATGCATCACTTACCTATGTGCTTACCGGTAATAACGTGCAATTGGATGGTTCTGGTTCAACAGACGATTTGGGAATCACTCATTATTACTGGAGCCAAACTCAGGGAACGCCCATCTCTGGCATCAGCGCATCCGAACCTATCCTCAGCTTTAATGCACCAACCGTGACCAGCGTAGAAACCCTGTCATTCCAGTTACGCGTTGTCGATGCTTCCGGGTTAGAAGACGCAGCAACGGTCGATATCACCGTCTATCCATCCAATGCCGCGCCAGTAGCTGTTGCAACGGCACCGACAACAGCAGATGAAAGAACCCGGGTAACGCTAACTGGCAGTGGCTCAAGTGATGTCGATAACAATATCGTCAGTTATCAATGGAGCCAGCTGTCGGGGCCTGATGTAAATATTAGGAATAGCAATTCATCAGATGCCAACGTTTCTATAGATAACCTATCTGAAGACACACAATTTCGATTTCAACTCACCGTATCCGACCTGTTTGGTGAAACAGACACGGCAACGGTAAGTATCACCATCCAGAACAAAAACCAACTGCCCGTTATAGGCACAATTTACGGTATTAATTCAGTGTATTCAGGGACGCAACGCTCGATAATTGCATCGTTTCATGATCCCGACGGATTAACTCGACAATCCTATATAACACAATTAACCGGCCCAGAAATATGGCTGGCCCGTGTCAATCCTCAAGAATGGAAATTCATCGCCCCCGAAACAGATGTACAACAAAATTTGTCATTCAGACTCACGGTTATCGGCGATACCAATGAAATCGTAACCAAAGACTTTTCCATCGACATTTTACCACTATCCTCCACATCCACTCAGATTACTATTCACGAGCCTAATCACGGACAAGTGGTATTGGGAGATGATCTGATCGCAAACGGCTCGATCACGCAAGACGGTTTGGGCGCATCGTTACCAATCCTGGCATCCATATGGCGTAGCGATTCAAACTCAGTTTCGTCAACCTCTGATGCCCAAGGTCTATGGCAACTTTCATACTCTGGACTGGGGTACAGTGACCGCAGACATGTTGAAGAAGTGAGAGCACTGAAAGTTTCCTATAACACACACGATAGCGATGTCGTCTTTTTCAAGAACCTGCCGCAAACCAATCAACAAGCCGAAGTCATTACTGGTAGTTGTGAGAGTAAGTTCTATATCATGTATTCCGATAACACTTTGGTTGAACGACACTGCGACCAATACACTCGCGCTTTAATTTCGTCAGCCATCACAGACCCGAGCCTACCTGGATACCTCTACTCTGCAGCACAATTTGCTTCTATAGACCCTCAAACCGGGAATGTTATCGCTTCAGACGGAAAAAACATTATCCGCATTAATACCACGACAGGAGAAAGATCAACCATTTATCAATCCGCGTCGTATGACCCCATTTTTGCTGATGAGATGTCAATTGCTTCCGATGCAAAAAGCGCTATCGTAAAACGCCATACCACTCCAGGTAAAACAACAGGAGAGTTCAGTCACATTAATTTTGAGTCAGGCAAGATTACTCTACTGGAAAACGTTAATAAGATCATAAAGGGAAATAGTTTTGACCCAACGGGATCATTTTACTACGATCAAACCAGCTCAAAGATTTATTTTTTAAGTTACTCAAATTTATATGAAATTAATTTTGAAACTGGAGTATATCGACCTACCAGCGGCGTAATTGAATTAGATTTTATCAAACAGATTTTGCTCGCAGCCAATGAACCCGAGACAGAAAGCTATTCTTATGATTGGCAAAATAAAACCATCTATCTATTAAAAGAAGCTGAAAATACTGCCATTGTAAAACGTTTTGCCGAATGGAATGGCGTCAACATGCTTGAGTTTGAATTAGTCAACGATTCACCCTACCAACCTGCTCAAGTTCAGTAA
- the htpX gene encoding protease HtpX, with product MLRILLFLGSNIAVLALLSLTFSLLGIGGLLKENGVDLDLNALLIYAAVIGFSGSFISLLLSKFMAKASMKVAVITQPGNQVEHWLVDTVRRQASQAGIGMPEVGIFNHPSPNAFATGWNRNNALVAVSTGLLQTMGREEVEAVLAHEVSHVANGDMVTLALIQGVVNTFVVFVSRVIGFLVDRLIFKVERGHGPGFWIVSMIAEVVLGILATTIVMWFSRWREYRADAGGAKLAGKQNMISALRALQTQHNAPPMPEEMSAFAINAGKVQLLFSSHPPLEARIEALQRSTDIK from the coding sequence ATGCTACGAATCTTACTTTTCCTAGGGTCAAATATTGCTGTACTGGCCTTGTTAAGCCTGACCTTCAGCCTATTGGGCATAGGTGGTCTGCTAAAGGAAAACGGCGTTGACCTCGACCTCAATGCTTTGCTTATTTATGCGGCAGTAATTGGTTTCAGCGGCTCATTCATCTCTTTGCTATTGTCCAAATTCATGGCAAAAGCCTCAATGAAAGTCGCCGTCATTACGCAACCCGGTAATCAGGTTGAACACTGGTTGGTTGATACCGTTCGCCGCCAGGCGTCTCAAGCCGGTATCGGCATGCCGGAAGTGGGTATATTTAACCACCCTTCTCCTAACGCTTTTGCCACCGGTTGGAACCGTAACAACGCGTTAGTGGCAGTAAGTACGGGTTTATTACAAACAATGGGCAGGGAAGAAGTTGAGGCTGTTCTCGCCCACGAAGTCAGCCACGTTGCCAATGGCGATATGGTCACTCTGGCGTTGATTCAGGGTGTAGTGAATACCTTCGTCGTATTTGTTTCCCGTGTTATTGGCTTCCTGGTGGACCGATTGATTTTCAAGGTAGAGCGTGGACACGGGCCCGGCTTTTGGATTGTTTCTATGATCGCCGAAGTCGTGCTAGGCATTCTCGCCACAACCATTGTCATGTGGTTTTCCCGCTGGCGGGAATATCGCGCGGATGCGGGAGGAGCAAAACTCGCCGGAAAACAAAACATGATCTCCGCCTTGCGCGCACTGCAAACGCAACACAACGCTCCCCCGATGCCGGAGGAGATGTCAGCCTTTGCCATTAACGCGGGCAAAGTACAGTTGCTATTCTCCAGCCATCCACCACTGGAAGCACGCATTGAAGCTTTGCAACGAAGCACTGATATTAAATAA